The Populus alba chromosome 6, ASM523922v2, whole genome shotgun sequence genome contains a region encoding:
- the LOC118032487 gene encoding uncharacterized protein has translation MSCLALSLQPSNGSDILLQTREWFPPARALIATSAFRQTRLAFAATKHQPTATTNPSNLSSDDYSLSAASVDSIASLGDDPLAASSGQLIVGVESRYRVVYRLVNGIYILGVTIADGDNSVNVFECINIVNQAVSVIVTACRGVDVTPEKLSRKYAEIYMALDIVLRGVSHIRLAAMLTSMHGDGIAKMVHSALDTENKIRGADSWSNLEVQASEQQASIEAFSNASFELPPETIAAGDEVAASLAPVISEQDQKLEKLEEPEGPKDPFAASEAVNKPEELAGEFKKDKTQSKDLTLALAGLEVTTLPPAEATQATHISVEGFEGDYGGIEFSNEQASLGETFEGFGDAWGGGLDASEFVGPKKIPKQQGLGGLELLQTGDSGDAAAAAAKAASGATGTPLENLLVQKTEMKGPEMYIVEEISAEFRESLLARVGLMGLVYLRTLSPKTAADKETEFSFRVDNTSAVKRFVMQGSKVSSLGNGMFHVRTAPSDEPIPILKYSLLPRQTPLPLRVRLTQRHSGTLLSLMIQYVSNPDLPAPLTDVTFILKLPVDPTLLKVSPKAVLNRSERELKWHVPEIPLNGSPGRLKARMPVDSNEGEVDEEIEVFGYAKFSMQGKTSLSGICLRPASEGKADFYEVSHRYESGVYMCN, from the coding sequence aTGTCCTGTTTAGCCCTTTCTTTGCAACCCTCAAATGGATCCGATATCCTCCTCCAAACCCGTGAGTGGTTCCCACCCGCTCGCGCACTCATCGCCACCTCCGCCTTCCGCCAAACGCGCCTAGCCTTCGCCGCCACCAAACACCAACCAACCGCAACCACCAACCCTAGCAACCTTTCTTCCGACGATTACTCCCTCTCTGCAGCCTCTGTCGACTCCATTGCCTCTCTCGGTGACGATCCCCTCGCCGCCTCCAGCGGCCAGCTGATTGTCGGTGTTGAGAGCCGTTACCGTGTAGTCTATCGTCTAGTCAATGGAATCTACATTCTAGGTGTCACGATTGCAGATGGCGACAACTCAGTTAATGTGTTTGAGTGCATCAACATTGTTAATCAAGCTGTTAGTGTCATTGTAACTGCTTGTCGTGGCGTAGATGTGACTCCAGAGAAGCTCAGCCGGAAATACGCAGAGATCTATATGGCATTGGATATTGTACTTCGAGGTGTGAGCCATATCAGACTTGCAGCTATGCTAACTTCAATGCATGGAGATGGCATTGCAAAAATGGTGCATTCTGCTTTGGATACGGAGAACAAAATACGCGGAGCAGATAGTTGGTCTAATCTGGAAGTGCAGGCATCTGAGCAGCAGGCTAGCATTGAGGCATTTTCGAATGCAAGTTTTGAGTTGCCTCCGGAGACTATTGCCGCTGGAGATGAGGTGGCAGCGAGTCTTGCACCTGTTATAAGTGAGCAGGATCAAAAGTTGGAAAAACTTGAGGAACCTGAGGGGCCTAAAGATCCGTTTGCTGCGAGTGAGGCAGTAAATAAGCCAGAGGAGTTGGCTGGTGAATTTAAAAAGGATAAGACTCAGTCTAAGGATTTGACTCTTGCATTGGCAGGGTTGGAGGTTACTACATTGCCCCCTGCAGAGGCGACGCAAGCAACACATATAAGCGTGGAGGGATTTGAAGGGGACTATGGTGGGATTGAGTTTAGTAATGAACAGGCTTCTTTGGGAGAAACATTTGAAGGTTTCGGAGATGCATGGGGGGGTGGATTGGATGCTTCAGAGTTTGTGGGGCCGAAGAAAATCCCCAAACAACAAGGTCTCGGTGGACTTGAATTGTTGCAAACTGGTGATAGTGGcgatgcagcagcagcagcagcaaaggcTGCGAGTGGAGCTACAGGTACTCCTCTTGAGAATCTTTTGGTTCAGAAAACTGAAATGAAGGGTCCTGAGATGTATATTGTAGAGGAAATTAGTGCAGAGTTTAGGGAATCGTTGCTTGCAAGAGTTGGATTAATGGGCCTGGTTTATTTGAGAACATTGTCCCCTAAAACTGCTGCTGATAAAGAAACTGAGTTTTCATTTCGAGTTGATAATACAAGTGCTGTCAAGAGATTTGTTATGCAGGGTTCAAAGGTTAGTAGCCTAGGTAATGGGATGTTTCATGTGAGGACTGCACCCTCTGATGAGCCTATACCAATATTGAAGTATAGTTTGCTGCCTAGGCAAACTCCATTGCCGTTAAGGGTTCGTCTTACACAGCGCCATAGTGGAACTTTACTATCCTTGATGATCCAGTATGTTTCAAATCCAGATCTTCCAGCACCGCTCACTGATGtgacatttattttgaaattaccAGTAGACCCTACATTGTTGAAGGTTTCGCCTAAAGCTGTGTTAAATAGGTCAGAGAGAGAGTTGAAATGGCATGTGCCAGAGATTCCACTCAATGGTTCTCCTGGTCGATTGAAGGCAAGAATGCCTGTTGATTCTAACGAGGGAGAGGTTGATGAAGAGATTGAGGTTTTTGGTTACGCTAAGTTTTCGATGCAAGGAAAGACTTCTTTATCTGGCATTTGTCTACGGCCTGCTTCAGAGGGTAAGGCAGACTTTTATGAGGTTAGTCACAGATACGAGAGTGGGGTTTACATGTGCAATTGA
- the LOC118032486 gene encoding histone H4: MSGRGKGGKGLGKGGAKRHRKVLRDNIQGITKPAIRRLARRGGVKRISGLIYEETRGVLKIFLENVIRDAVTYTEHARRKTVTAMDVVYALKRQGRTLYGFGG, from the coding sequence ATGTCAGGGAGAGGAAAGGGAGGCAAGGGATTGGGTAAGGGAGGGGCCAAGAGGCATCGTAAGGTTCTTCGTGATAACATCCAGGGTATCACCAAGCCCGCGATCCGTCGTCTAGCAAGGCGTGGTGGTGTCAAGCGTATCAGTGGTCTTATCTACGAGGAGACCAGAGGCGTGCTCAAGATCTTCCTGGAGAATGTGATTCGTGATGCTGTAACCTACACAGAGCACGCACGCCGCAAGACAGTGACTGCTATGGATGTAGTGTATGCTTTGAAGAGGCAAGGCCGTACTCTTTATGGTTTTGGTGGTTAA